From a region of the Candidatus Gracilibacteria bacterium genome:
- the rlmD gene encoding 23S rRNA (uracil(1939)-C(5))-methyltransferase RlmD: MKKGEIVENIVIEKLVFGGKGFVRLEDGKVAFITGGAVPGAKVNMKIIKKRKDFYEAQITDVIQKSPLETGDYDLFPGAPWMNIAYESQLEIKQNQIIESMFHLKRYQEHINFLPIIAAPDQFGYRNKIEFSFGKYISHRDDIRQDFNVGFHKRGEFSKVEDYDECLLIDNIQNTIYAEVKQFCKESGLPVYDQKMGTGFWRHFMMRRMHFTGEILLVLSIYPDYFKSEENTSFQKEEVLINIKNFLHSLSKKHVGIKSVYISHNKNKSDTVIGDMELVDGDEVIHETLLGYTFDIGPKSFFQTNSRGAEILYKKVQDFFLEYQKGNQIGTVLDLYAGTGTIGMIFSDSASDVISVELVEEASKSGAQNAQKNGVTNMEFINAKVEDFLEKYIKDGKQADLLIIDPPRAGMHPSALPNILKFGTKQMIYVSCNPATLARDLEFILRNSDYEIEKVQAVDMFPHTHHIETVVSLIKK; encoded by the coding sequence ATGAAAAAAGGAGAAATAGTTGAGAATATTGTGATCGAAAAACTTGTTTTCTGAGGAAAATGATTTGTTCGACTCGAAGATGGTAAAGTAGCATTTATCACGGGATGAGCTGTGCCGTGAGCAAAAGTAAATATGAAAATCATCAAAAAAAGAAAAGATTTTTATGAAGCTCAAATTACAGATGTAATTCAAAAATCACCTTTAGAGACAGGAGATTATGATTTATTTCCAGGAGCTCCGTGGATGAATATAGCCTATGAATCACAACTCGAGATTAAACAGAATCAAATTATCGAATCGATGTTTCATTTAAAACGATACCAAGAGCATATTAATTTTCTTCCTATTATTGCGGCTCCAGATCAATTTTGATATAGAAATAAAATTGAATTCTCATTCGGAAAATACATCTCTCATAGAGATGATATACGGCAAGATTTTAATGTAGGATTTCATAAACGATGAGAGTTTTCAAAAGTTGAGGATTACGATGAGTGCTTACTTATTGATAACATCCAAAATACAATATACGCTGAAGTAAAACAATTCTGTAAAGAATCATGATTGCCTGTGTATGATCAAAAGATGTGAACATGATTCTGGAGACATTTTATGATGCGAAGAATGCATTTTACTGGTGAAATACTTCTCGTACTCTCTATCTATCCAGATTACTTCAAGAGTGAGGAAAATACGAGTTTTCAAAAGGAAGAAGTACTTATTAATATAAAGAATTTTCTACATTCACTATCTAAAAAACACGTTGGAATTAAATCTGTGTATATTTCCCATAACAAGAATAAATCGGATACAGTTATTTGAGATATGGAGTTGGTAGATTGAGATGAAGTGATTCATGAAACACTCTTAGGGTATACTTTTGATATTGGACCAAAGAGTTTTTTTCAAACTAACTCTCGGTGAGCAGAAATTCTTTATAAGAAAGTCCAAGATTTCTTTTTAGAGTATCAAAAATGAAACCAGATTGGTACAGTTTTAGATCTCTATGCTGGGACTGGTACGATTGGTATGATATTTTCAGACAGTGCCTCTGACGTTATCAGTGTTGAACTCGTAGAAGAAGCATCTAAGAGTGGTGCTCAAAATGCACAAAAAAATGGTGTTACAAATATGGAGTTTATAAATGCTAAAGTTGAAGATTTCTTAGAAAAATATATTAAAGATTGAAAACAAGCTGATCTACTTATTATAGATCCTCCAAGAGCTGGGATGCATCCATCTGCTCTTCCAAATATTCTGAAGTTTGGTACAAAACAAATGATTTATGTAAGTTGTAATCCCGCAACACTTGCAAGAGACTTAGAATTCATTCTCAGAAACTCTGACTATGAGATTGAAAAAGTACAAGCTGTAGATATGTTTCCTCATACGCATCATATAGAAACAGTAGTAAGTCTTATTAAGAAATAA
- the groL gene encoding chaperonin GroEL (60 kDa chaperone family; promotes refolding of misfolded polypeptides especially under stressful conditions; forms two stacked rings of heptamers to form a barrel-shaped 14mer; ends can be capped by GroES; misfolded proteins enter the barrel where they are refolded when GroES binds) yields the protein MPKIIKYGDDARASMFQGIEQIAKTVIITMGPKGRNVILGSEYGRPVITNDGVTIAKEIELEDIFENMGAELVKEAAEKTNNLAGDGTTTATLLTYALAKEGMRNIKTGVNAVELKNGMKKAGELIVQELEKNTKKISTPEEIAQVASISAQDSEVGDIIAEAMRQVGNDGVITVEEGQSFGMEVEITEGMEFENGYLSPYMVSNTEKMLAEIQDALILITDKKISTMKEMLPILEQVVQSGKKDLVIIAESLESEALTALILNKLKGAVNVLAIKAPGFGEKKKDILKDIAILTGANLIADELGMKIENVTLSDLGYAANVIASQENTTIISGAGESSDIESRVSELKKQLETTTSKYDGEKLIQRIAKLAGGVAVIKVGAASETEMKERKLRIEDALNATRAAVEEGVVAGGGVALLRASVILQGISLGNSDQDVGAEIVLRALSYPLKQIVENAGKEGSVVMSKILENDSINFGYNASDDTYVDMLEIGIVDPKKVARIALTEAISLAGMFLTTESAVGELPGKKDNSDMGAGGMGGGYPGMGMM from the coding sequence ATGCCAAAAATAATTAAATACTGAGACGATGCTCGAGCAAGTATGTTTCAATGAATCGAACAAATTGCCAAGACTGTTATCATAACAATGGGGCCTAAATGAAGAAATGTTATTCTAGGTTCTGAGTACGGTCGACCTGTTATTACAAATGACTGAGTTACTATTGCAAAAGAAATTGAGCTTGAGGACATATTTGAAAATATGTGAGCTGAGTTAGTAAAAGAAGCTGCAGAGAAAACAAATAACCTTGCATGAGACGGTACTACTACTGCGACACTTTTGACCTATGCTCTTGCGAAAGAATGAATGAGGAATATTAAAACTTGAGTGAATGCAGTTGAACTCAAAAATGGAATGAAAAAAGCGTGAGAACTTATCGTGCAAGAACTTGAAAAAAATACAAAAAAAATCTCAACTCCAGAAGAAATTGCTCAAGTTGCATCAATCTCAGCACAAGATAGTGAAGTATGAGATATTATAGCCGAAGCAATGAGACAAGTGTGAAATGATGGAGTAATTACTGTCGAAGAAGGACAATCCTTTTGAATGGAGGTTGAAATAACAGAATGAATGGAATTTGAAAATGGATATTTAAGTCCCTATATGGTCAGTAATACTGAAAAAATGCTTGCAGAAATTCAAGATGCACTTATTTTGATTACAGACAAAAAAATATCTACAATGAAGGAAATGCTTCCAATCTTGGAACAAGTAGTTCAGAGTGGCAAAAAAGACCTTGTAATCATCGCTGAGAGTTTAGAGTCAGAGGCTCTGACTGCACTTATTCTCAATAAACTTAAATGAGCTGTAAATGTTCTTGCAATTAAAGCTCCATGATTTGGAGAAAAGAAAAAAGATATTCTCAAAGATATTGCAATTCTTACATGAGCTAACCTTATAGCTGATGAGCTTGGGATGAAGATTGAGAATGTGACACTCAGTGATTTATGATATGCAGCAAATGTTATAGCTTCACAAGAAAATACTACCATTATATCTTGAGCTTGAGAATCTAGTGATATAGAATCGAGAGTATCAGAACTCAAAAAACAACTTGAAACAACTACGAGTAAATACGACTGAGAAAAACTTATACAAAGAATCGCAAAACTCGCATGATGAGTTGCGGTTATAAAAGTGTGAGCTGCAAGTGAAACTGAGATGAAAGAAAGAAAACTAAGAATTGAGGATGCTCTAAACGCGACTCGTGCAGCAGTGGAAGAAGGTGTAGTAGCTTGAGGATGAGTTGCTTTATTACGAGCCTCAGTAATTTTACAATGAATATCACTTTGAAATTCAGATCAGGATGTGTGAGCTGAGATTGTTTTAAGAGCTCTCTCATATCCACTGAAGCAAATTGTAGAGAATGCTTGAAAAGAATGATCAGTCGTGATGAGTAAAATACTTGAAAATGATTCAATAAATTTTTGATACAACGCTTCTGATGATACTTACGTTGATATGTTAGAAATATGAATCGTTGATCCTAAAAAAGTAGCAAGAATAGCACTTACTGAAGCTATTTCTCTTGCTTGAATGTTTCTTACAACTGAGTCAGCTGTCTGAGAACTCCCTGGTAAAAAAGATAATTCTGACATGTGAGCAGGATGAATGTGAGGATGATATCCTGGCATGTGAATGATGTAA
- a CDS encoding NUDIX domain-containing protein, whose protein sequence is MRNPEYYVAVYGILENEEGEVLFLQRKNTGFMDGRFGLPAGHLEGFETLKQGVQREILEEIGIEVSENNLELIHSSHRINFEERVYFDFYFKIHKYSGEIRNGEPEKCSEIKFLKKDDVNIVPYLGKVFKRMSDGEKFSEIFINKI, encoded by the coding sequence ATGAGAAACCCTGAATATTATGTTGCAGTATATGGAATACTAGAAAATGAAGAAGGTGAAGTATTGTTTCTCCAAAGAAAAAATACAGGATTTATGGATTGAAGATTTGGACTTCCAGCATGACATCTTGAATGATTTGAAACTTTAAAACAATGAGTTCAAAGAGAAATATTAGAAGAGATATGAATTGAGGTTTCAGAAAATAACTTAGAGCTTATTCATAGTTCTCATAGAATAAATTTTGAAGAAAGAGTATATTTTGATTTTTATTTTAAAATTCATAAATATAGTTGAGAAATACGTAACTGAGAACCTGAAAAGTGTAGCGAAATCAAATTTTTAAAAAAAGATGATGTAAATATAGTGCCATATTTGTGAAAAGTATTCAAAAGAATGAGTGATTGAGAAAAATTTTCAGAAATTTTTATAAATAAAATCTAA
- a CDS encoding co-chaperone GroES, with the protein MNIQPLFDRVILKSISPDESSSSGIFVPESTNKERTFLYEVIAVGPGKTGSDMSVISVGDTVLAGQFSGDEVKVDDTEYKVVAIEYILGKINK; encoded by the coding sequence ATGAATATCCAACCTCTTTTCGATAGAGTTATTTTAAAGTCAATTTCTCCAGATGAATCAAGTAGCTCTGGAATATTTGTTCCAGAATCTACAAATAAAGAAAGAACGTTTCTCTATGAGGTAATTGCCGTTTGACCTGGTAAAACTGGCTCAGATATGTCTGTTATATCAGTATGAGACACGGTGCTTGCAGGACAATTTTCTGGTGATGAAGTCAAAGTTGATGATACAGAGTACAAAGTAGTGGCAATAGAATATATATTAGGAAAAATAAATAAGTAA
- a CDS encoding threonine--tRNA ligase gives MDYSIDLKRHGLAHIMAQAIQDNFPGTKIATGPYTEDGFYYDFDFGDVEFSENDFKKIEKSMKKIISQNQDFQMFEVSYDEAREILKTMGEEFKIELVDRLESGEFKNKEKITGRISFYINTGKGGKVSEVQEFLKQKGFWDFSGMDGDQVRNLKFIDMCTGPHVASTSALDANSFKLARVAGAYWLGNAENNQLTRIYAYAFENKEALDKHLHMLAEAKKRDHRILGKKLKLFTTSDLVGSGLPLMQPKGMIIRKAIEEYLWDLHKNRGYDRVWTPHLAKEELYQKSGHAGKYLEDMFSVYGGTSKENFFLKPMNCPHHMQIFADNQFSYRDMPIRYFEPATVYRDEKTGQLSGLTRVRSITQDDGHLFCRVSQIQEEVGAIVEIVKEFYKTFGLLDGYWVSLSVRDPETPEKYIGGNDVWEIAEKSLEEAAKAQGLNYREMPGEAAFYGPKLDFMFQDAIGREWQLATIQCDFNQPNRFALSFKNEENEDEQPVVIHRAISGSLERFMGIMIEHFAGTFPLWLAPEQVRLVPVAENFADYAFDVKKKLESQGIRVTVDASSDSLNKKVRNAEQMHVNYILVVGEEEVTKSTVSVRNYKTKDQNTMNQAEFMSMVQKEIQEKSL, from the coding sequence ATGGATTACTCAATTGATTTAAAAAGACATGGACTTGCCCATATAATGGCTCAAGCAATACAAGATAATTTTCCAGGAACTAAAATAGCTACTGGCCCGTATACTGAAGACGGATTTTACTATGATTTTGATTTTGGAGATGTAGAATTTTCTGAAAATGATTTCAAAAAAATAGAAAAATCTATGAAAAAGATAATCTCTCAAAACCAAGATTTTCAAATGTTTGAAGTGAGTTATGATGAAGCCAGAGAAATCCTAAAAACTATGTGAGAAGAATTCAAGATTGAGCTTGTTGATAGACTTGAATCATGAGAATTTAAAAATAAAGAAAAAATTACAGGGAGAATATCGTTTTATATAAATACTTGAAAAGGTGGAAAAGTATCTGAAGTTCAAGAATTTCTAAAACAAAAAGGTTTTTGGGATTTTTCAGGAATGGATGGTGATCAAGTTCGAAATCTGAAATTTATTGATATGTGTACAGGTCCTCATGTAGCTTCTACAAGTGCGCTTGATGCTAATAGCTTTAAACTTGCGAGGGTTGCTTGAGCATATTGGCTTGGTAATGCTGAAAATAATCAACTCACTCGTATATATGCGTATGCTTTTGAAAACAAAGAAGCACTCGATAAACATTTACATATGTTAGCAGAAGCTAAGAAACGAGATCATAGAATACTTTGAAAAAAATTAAAATTATTTACAACATCAGATTTAGTTGGGTCTTGACTTCCTCTTATGCAACCAAAAGGGATGATAATTAGAAAAGCTATCGAAGAATACCTTTGGGATTTACATAAAAATAGATGATATGATAGAGTTTGGACTCCTCATTTAGCAAAAGAAGAGCTTTACCAAAAATCAGGTCATGCAGGGAAATACCTTGAGGATATGTTTTCAGTCTATGGTGGGACGAGTAAAGAAAACTTTTTTTTGAAACCTATGAATTGTCCGCATCATATGCAAATATTTGCAGATAATCAGTTCTCATATAGAGATATGCCAATTCGATACTTTGAACCAGCTACGGTATACAGAGATGAGAAAACAGGTCAATTATCAGGACTTACACGAGTGCGTTCTATTACTCAAGATGATGGGCATTTATTTTGTAGAGTCAGTCAGATTCAAGAAGAAGTATGAGCTATCGTAGAGATAGTAAAAGAGTTTTATAAAACATTTGGACTTCTAGATGGATACTGGGTATCACTCTCAGTTCGAGATCCAGAAACTCCAGAAAAATATATTGGATGAAATGATGTGTGGGAAATAGCAGAAAAATCACTAGAAGAAGCAGCAAAAGCTCAAGGACTCAATTACAGAGAGATGCCTGGAGAAGCAGCATTTTATGGTCCGAAACTCGATTTTATGTTTCAAGATGCAATTGGTCGAGAATGGCAGCTTGCTACAATTCAGTGTGATTTCAATCAACCAAATAGATTTGCTCTCAGTTTTAAAAATGAAGAAAACGAAGATGAACAACCAGTGGTTATTCATAGAGCAATCTCAGGTTCACTGGAAAGATTTATGGGTATTATGATTGAGCACTTTGCAGGGACATTCCCTCTTTGGTTAGCTCCAGAACAAGTACGACTGGTTCCAGTTGCTGAAAACTTTGCTGATTATGCTTTTGATGTAAAAAAGAAACTCGAATCTCAGTGAATACGAGTTACGGTGGATGCTTCTTCAGATAGTCTCAATAAAAAGGTAAGAAATGCTGAGCAAATGCACGTAAACTATATTCTTGTAGTTGGAGAAGAGGAAGTCACAAAATCAACAGTTTCAGTGAGAAACTATAAGACAAAAGATCAAAACACTATGAATCAAGCTGAGTTTATGTCTATGGTACAAAAGGAAATACAAGAAAAGAGTTTATAA